One genomic region from Thalassotalea sp. PS06 encodes:
- the fadJ gene encoding fatty acid oxidation complex subunit alpha FadJ: MENNSTFTLERQDNGIAFLKMDVVGETMNTLRAEFADEFSTVLEKIKSDNSIKGLVVYSGKDNSFIAGADITMLDACDTAEQATEIAAQGQAIFDQIEALSIPVIAAIHGPCLGGGLELAMACHQRVCSDDNKTVLGLPEVQLGLLPGSGGTQRLPAIVGLQKALDMMLTGKHLRPKQALKAGLVSDMVPRSVLLKVAEELALSGKKAKKRKAPFVEKALDSNPWGRKLVFDQATKTVLSKTKGNYPAPLKIIDAIRVGIEKGRAKGLAREAEHFGRLVKTNESKQLRNLFFATTEMKKETGVDGVEPADVNHVGVLGGGLMGGGIAYVTVNNAKLPVRIKDINHTGISNALKYSFDLLNKKVKRRFIKKSVMQKQLNMVSGSTDYSGFKQADVIIEAVFEDLALKQQMVADIEANCKPGVIFASNTSSLPIGQIAANAKAPENVIGLHYFSPVDKMPLAEIIAHDKTSDETISTTVALAKKQGKTPIVVKDKAGFYVNRILAPYVNEAANILLSGEPIEKIDRALVNFGFPVGPIKLLDEVGIDIGAKISPILEAELGERFRAPEAFNKLIDDNRKGKKTKKGFYLYTGKKSKQGKAVDEQVYSLLNVTPQAKFSEQEISERCVLLMVNEAVRCLDEGIIRNCRDGDIGTIFGIGFPPFLGGPFRYLDSLGAKTVVEKLNQFQSQYGEHFAPCEALVAMADNDKTCY; this comes from the coding sequence ATGGAAAATAATTCAACATTTACCCTAGAGCGCCAGGATAACGGCATAGCGTTTTTGAAAATGGACGTGGTCGGGGAGACCATGAATACATTGCGCGCCGAATTTGCCGATGAATTCTCCACCGTCCTTGAAAAAATTAAAAGTGATAATTCGATTAAAGGATTGGTGGTATACAGTGGCAAGGATAATTCCTTTATTGCTGGTGCAGACATCACTATGCTTGACGCCTGTGATACTGCAGAGCAGGCGACAGAAATTGCCGCTCAGGGGCAGGCAATCTTTGATCAGATTGAAGCACTATCCATCCCGGTAATCGCCGCCATTCATGGACCGTGCCTTGGTGGCGGTCTGGAGTTAGCGATGGCGTGTCATCAACGGGTCTGTAGTGATGACAACAAAACCGTTCTAGGTTTACCGGAAGTGCAACTTGGTTTGTTACCAGGTAGTGGCGGTACTCAACGCCTGCCAGCAATCGTTGGCTTGCAAAAAGCTTTAGATATGATGCTAACGGGGAAGCACCTGCGTCCGAAACAGGCGTTGAAAGCCGGTCTTGTCAGCGATATGGTGCCTCGTTCTGTCCTGTTGAAAGTGGCAGAAGAGTTAGCACTAAGTGGCAAGAAAGCGAAAAAGCGTAAAGCGCCATTTGTCGAAAAAGCCCTGGACTCAAATCCATGGGGTCGTAAATTAGTATTCGATCAGGCGACAAAAACGGTATTGTCTAAAACCAAAGGCAATTACCCAGCACCATTAAAAATTATTGATGCGATTCGCGTTGGTATTGAAAAGGGCCGTGCCAAAGGTTTGGCTCGTGAAGCCGAGCATTTTGGTCGTTTGGTTAAAACCAATGAATCAAAGCAGCTACGTAATCTGTTTTTCGCAACTACGGAAATGAAGAAAGAAACAGGCGTTGACGGCGTTGAACCAGCGGATGTAAATCACGTTGGCGTGCTAGGCGGCGGCTTAATGGGTGGTGGTATCGCTTATGTAACGGTAAATAATGCCAAGTTGCCAGTGCGTATAAAGGATATCAATCATACCGGTATCAGCAATGCGCTGAAGTACAGCTTTGACCTATTAAACAAGAAAGTTAAACGCCGCTTTATCAAGAAAAGTGTAATGCAAAAACAGCTGAACATGGTCAGCGGTTCTACCGATTACAGCGGTTTCAAACAAGCCGATGTTATTATTGAAGCGGTATTTGAAGATTTGGCGTTAAAACAGCAAATGGTTGCGGATATTGAAGCAAACTGCAAACCAGGGGTAATTTTCGCCTCAAATACATCATCATTACCGATTGGTCAGATTGCTGCCAATGCCAAGGCGCCGGAAAATGTCATTGGTCTGCATTACTTCTCGCCAGTGGATAAAATGCCGTTGGCTGAAATTATTGCCCACGATAAAACTTCTGATGAAACTATCTCAACCACTGTGGCGCTTGCTAAAAAACAAGGCAAGACACCAATTGTTGTGAAAGATAAAGCTGGTTTTTACGTTAACCGGATCCTCGCGCCCTATGTAAATGAAGCGGCGAATATCCTGTTATCCGGTGAGCCGATTGAAAAGATTGATCGCGCTTTAGTTAATTTTGGCTTCCCGGTCGGGCCTATCAAACTTCTTGATGAGGTTGGTATTGATATTGGCGCCAAGATCAGCCCAATCTTAGAAGCAGAGCTTGGCGAACGATTCCGCGCGCCAGAAGCTTTCAATAAACTAATTGATGACAACCGTAAGGGTAAGAAAACCAAAAAAGGTTTTTATCTTTATACCGGTAAAAAATCAAAGCAAGGCAAGGCGGTTGATGAGCAGGTGTATAGCCTGTTGAATGTGACGCCACAAGCTAAGTTTTCTGAACAGGAAATTAGCGAACGTTGTGTTTTGTTGATGGTTAACGAAGCCGTACGCTGTCTTGATGAAGGAATTATTCGCAATTGTCGTGATGGTGATATTGGTACCATTTTTGGTATCGGCTTCCCGCCATTCCTTGGCGGTCCATTCCGATATCTGGACAGCTTAGGGGCGAAAACTGTGGTTGAAAAACTTAATCAGTTCCAGAGCCAGTATGGTGAGCATTTTGCGCCGTGTGAAGCATTAGTCGCTATGGCAGATAATGATAAGACTTGTTATTAA
- a CDS encoding AAA family ATPase → MTVEYFSSLKEHLSEQIIGQRELVENLLIALLADGHLIVEGPPGLAKTRAVNALAQGLDAEFHRIQFTPDLLPADLTGTDIYRPEDGSFVFQQGPLFQNLILADEINRAPAKVQSALLEAMAEGQVTVGKTTYQLPDLFLVMATQNPLEQEGTYPLPEAQLDRFLMHLEIDYPDAASELDILRLNRGEALKQKSEPNTIIAQETIFAARREVMEIYLAPVLEQYIVDLIMATRQPEKYDAQLANWLAYGASPRATIALDRCARARAWLNGRDFVSPEDIQAVFHNVLRHRLLLTYQAEAEGISTNKVLDHILNLVAVG, encoded by the coding sequence ATGACAGTTGAATACTTTTCCTCTTTAAAAGAACATCTTAGTGAACAAATTATTGGCCAACGAGAACTCGTTGAAAACTTACTGATAGCCCTGCTTGCAGATGGTCATCTCATTGTTGAAGGTCCTCCGGGACTCGCAAAAACCCGCGCCGTTAATGCCCTTGCTCAGGGTCTTGATGCCGAGTTCCATCGTATCCAGTTTACTCCGGATTTATTACCTGCCGACTTGACGGGTACCGATATCTATCGCCCAGAAGATGGCAGCTTTGTGTTTCAGCAAGGTCCCCTGTTCCAAAACCTTATACTCGCCGACGAGATCAACCGTGCTCCGGCTAAGGTCCAGTCCGCTCTATTAGAAGCCATGGCTGAAGGACAGGTAACGGTAGGTAAAACCACTTATCAATTGCCCGACCTTTTTCTCGTTATGGCAACTCAAAATCCATTAGAGCAGGAAGGTACGTATCCATTGCCTGAAGCCCAGCTAGACCGATTCCTGATGCATTTGGAGATCGATTATCCTGATGCCGCCAGTGAACTGGATATCCTGCGCCTAAACAGAGGTGAGGCTCTTAAACAAAAGTCCGAACCCAATACCATTATTGCCCAGGAGACCATATTCGCGGCTCGTCGCGAAGTAATGGAGATCTATTTAGCCCCGGTATTAGAGCAATACATCGTTGATTTGATTATGGCCACTCGCCAACCAGAGAAGTACGACGCACAATTAGCTAACTGGCTTGCCTATGGAGCCAGCCCTCGTGCAACTATCGCTTTAGATCGTTGCGCCCGTGCCCGTGCCTGGTTAAATGGTCGCGACTTTGTCAGCCCGGAAGATATTCAGGCGGTATTTCATAACGTCCTGAGACATCGTCTCTTGCTGACGTACCAGGCCGAAGCGGAAGGCATTAGCACCAACAAAGTACTGGATCACATCTTAAACCTAGTGGCTGTCGGTTAA
- the fadI gene encoding acetyl-CoA C-acyltransferase FadI, translated as MTSMQSLKTAGGDRVAIVAGLRTPFAKQATAFHGVPAVDLGKMVVNELIAKNDLDPALVEQLVFGQVVQMPEAPNIAREIVLGTQMQVNTDAYSVSRACATSFQSTVNVAESILVGNIDVGIAGGADSTSVNPIGVSKKFARTLLDLSKAKTFSQRMKLISGLKFKDILPVPPAVAEYSTGLSMGQTAEQMAKTHEISRQAQDELAHRSHTLASKTWASGVLADEVMAAHPEPFKTFIDKDNCFRDNSELSGYARLRPVFDRKHGSVTAANSTPLTDGAAAVLLMRESRAKELGYDILGFIRSYAFTAIDVWEDMLMGPSYATPLALKRAGLTLADLDLIEMHEAFAAQALANMKMFGSTKFAQEKLGQDKAIGEIDMDKFNVLGGSLAYGHPFAATGARLITQTLNELKRRGGGLGLTTACAAGGLGAAMILEVE; from the coding sequence ATGACATCAATGCAAAGCCTGAAAACAGCAGGCGGAGACCGCGTCGCGATTGTCGCGGGTCTAAGAACGCCATTTGCAAAACAGGCAACCGCCTTTCATGGCGTTCCTGCCGTAGACCTAGGCAAGATGGTAGTAAACGAACTTATTGCTAAAAATGATTTGGATCCCGCGCTTGTTGAGCAATTGGTATTTGGTCAGGTAGTACAAATGCCTGAGGCACCAAATATTGCCCGTGAAATCGTACTTGGTACGCAAATGCAGGTAAATACCGATGCATACAGTGTATCGAGAGCCTGTGCTACCAGTTTTCAATCTACAGTAAATGTCGCTGAATCTATCCTGGTAGGTAATATTGATGTTGGTATTGCTGGCGGTGCGGATTCGACGTCGGTAAATCCAATTGGTGTTTCCAAAAAGTTTGCTCGCACGCTTCTTGATTTATCAAAGGCGAAAACCTTTTCGCAGCGAATGAAATTAATCTCCGGTCTGAAATTTAAAGATATTTTACCGGTACCTCCGGCGGTTGCCGAGTATTCGACAGGCTTGTCGATGGGACAGACGGCAGAACAAATGGCCAAGACCCATGAAATCAGTCGCCAGGCTCAGGATGAATTGGCACACCGCTCGCACACATTGGCCTCTAAGACCTGGGCGTCAGGCGTACTTGCCGATGAAGTCATGGCAGCGCACCCTGAACCTTTTAAAACCTTTATCGATAAAGATAACTGTTTCCGCGATAACTCTGAACTTTCAGGCTATGCGCGTTTACGCCCGGTGTTTGATCGCAAACACGGCTCGGTAACTGCTGCTAACTCTACGCCTTTAACTGACGGTGCCGCAGCGGTATTGCTGATGCGTGAAAGCCGCGCTAAAGAACTGGGTTATGACATTCTCGGGTTTATCCGCTCTTATGCGTTTACGGCAATAGATGTCTGGGAAGATATGCTAATGGGACCATCCTACGCAACACCTCTTGCTCTTAAACGTGCCGGGCTGACGCTTGCGGATTTAGACCTTATCGAGATGCATGAAGCGTTCGCAGCGCAGGCACTTGCCAATATGAAGATGTTCGGCAGCACTAAGTTTGCCCAGGAAAAGCTTGGGCAGGACAAAGCCATCGGTGAAATCGATATGGATAAGTTTAACGTTCTTGGTGGCTCTTTGGCCTATGGTCATCCGTTCGCCGCAACTGGCGCACGATTGATTACCCAAACCTTAAACGAGCTGAAACGTCGTGGCGGAGGTCTTGGTCTGACTACCGCCTGTGCGGCCGGTGGTTTAGGCGCCGCTATGATTCTGGAAGTGGAGTAA